A stretch of the Haloplanus aerogenes genome encodes the following:
- a CDS encoding TIGR00725 family protein yields the protein MRVSVIGGGTVDEAAAEQARAVGRLLGERDHVVVCGGLGGVMAAACEGAHAAGGETVGILPTADRRDANEYVDTAIATGLGHARNALVVMNGDAVVAVDGGAGTLSELGFAGVFDRPVAGLGTHDAPGVEAVDSPAEAVDYVESASSSQH from the coding sequence ATGCGCGTCAGCGTCATCGGCGGTGGAACGGTCGACGAGGCGGCAGCCGAGCAGGCCCGAGCGGTCGGGCGGCTGCTCGGGGAGCGCGATCACGTCGTCGTCTGTGGTGGTCTCGGCGGCGTCATGGCGGCGGCCTGCGAGGGGGCGCACGCCGCGGGCGGCGAGACGGTGGGTATCCTCCCGACGGCCGACCGCCGCGACGCCAACGAGTACGTCGACACCGCCATCGCGACGGGACTGGGACACGCCCGCAACGCGCTCGTGGTGATGAACGGCGACGCCGTCGTCGCCGTCGACGGCGGGGCGGGGACGCTCTCGGAACTCGGGTTCGCGGGCGTCTTCGACCGACCGGTGGCGGGTCTCGGCACCCACGACGCGCCCGGCGTCGAGGCCGTCGACTCGCCCGCGGAGGCAGTCGATTACGTGGAGTCCGCGTCGTCGTCCCAGCACTGA
- a CDS encoding TrmO family methyltransferase domain-containing protein — translation MECDPIGTVYTPYETTSEAPRQGFHDDAEGVVDLNPEYREGLAGFDGDRIVVVWWADRADRSVLTLDRDPARGVFTSRSPARPNPVCISECSVLSVDHEAGRLRLGGVDMADGSPVIDLKVPVDVQCWDDDADST, via the coding sequence ATGGAGTGTGACCCCATCGGCACCGTCTACACGCCCTACGAGACGACGAGCGAGGCGCCCCGACAGGGCTTCCACGACGACGCCGAGGGCGTCGTCGACCTCAATCCCGAGTACCGCGAGGGACTGGCCGGCTTCGACGGCGACCGGATTGTCGTCGTCTGGTGGGCCGACCGCGCCGATAGGTCGGTGTTGACGCTGGATCGCGACCCCGCCCGTGGCGTGTTCACGTCGCGGTCGCCCGCCCGGCCCAACCCGGTCTGCATCTCGGAGTGTTCGGTCCTGTCGGTCGATCACGAGGCCGGCCGCCTCCGACTCGGCGGTGTCGACATGGCCGACGGCAGTCCGGTGATCGACCTCAAGGTCCCGGTCGACGTTCAGTGCTGGGACGACGACGCGGACTCCACGTAA
- a CDS encoding histidine kinase N-terminal 7TM domain-containing protein: MNAETLYIGAILLTSGFVTAVAAWLWSTDLDLSGQLFVLLLALHPPLGLLVVAELLAPTRSLSVLFYALHTGLSLLVPVVFFLFALAFSDNRRHLPRQLLAGVGIYAAVVVGLEVTNPIHHLARDGYQMVGTTVPHLTATPTTAFGLLTLPSFVAYYAAVGMLGYRFLARREGRWMQTLVLLIGFVSPFVVSSLWFTGLLVGPLDGGFVVGSAWTAALAGWAVYRYQLFDVVPLAREAVFEALDERVLVVDDERRLLDYNDAAAVTFPELGGNRGQRIDTVLPALLDDEARTDGGRTDPVPTGTTTSSPFVSTFTRYDGSTPREYSVTVTRLNTDGRLRGYAVVVRDITDRQRRIRDLERQKAQLERFASTLSHDIRNPLNVARGRTELALENDDPNHLEHVIGSLDRIDRIIDDLLTLSREGRTIDDRQRVSLVDVAEGAWQTTDTADATLTLDIDDHVSVSADRTRLLNVFENLFRNSVEHGSTTPRSNTRGDSVEHGTPDGEVTSDDPAVTITVGRHEDGFYVEDDGPGIPPEHRESVFEYEFTTADGTGLGLAIVDAIAQAHGWTTAAHAGSTGGARIVFSDVTLIDDAFGDDTDAHSETDRETDSDTGAAEAGI, encoded by the coding sequence ATGAACGCCGAGACGCTCTACATCGGGGCGATTCTCCTGACCAGTGGCTTCGTGACGGCTGTCGCCGCGTGGCTGTGGTCGACCGACCTCGACCTGTCGGGTCAGCTGTTCGTCCTCCTGTTGGCGCTGCATCCACCGCTCGGACTGCTCGTCGTCGCGGAGCTACTCGCGCCGACGCGGTCGCTCTCGGTTCTGTTCTACGCGCTGCATACGGGGCTGAGTCTGCTCGTCCCGGTCGTGTTCTTCCTGTTCGCGCTCGCCTTCTCGGACAATCGCCGCCACCTTCCCCGTCAGTTGCTGGCTGGCGTCGGCATCTACGCGGCTGTCGTCGTCGGGCTCGAAGTGACGAATCCGATACACCATCTCGCCCGCGACGGCTATCAGATGGTCGGGACGACGGTACCACACCTGACCGCCACGCCGACGACGGCGTTCGGTCTCCTGACGCTCCCCTCCTTCGTCGCCTACTACGCCGCCGTCGGAATGCTGGGCTATCGCTTTCTCGCCCGTCGTGAAGGGCGGTGGATGCAGACGCTCGTCTTGCTCATCGGCTTCGTCTCGCCGTTCGTCGTGTCGAGCCTCTGGTTCACGGGACTGCTCGTCGGCCCGCTCGACGGCGGGTTCGTCGTCGGCTCGGCCTGGACGGCCGCCCTCGCCGGATGGGCAGTGTACCGGTATCAGCTGTTCGACGTGGTCCCGCTCGCCCGTGAGGCGGTGTTCGAGGCGCTCGACGAACGGGTCCTCGTCGTCGACGACGAGCGCCGCCTCCTCGACTACAACGACGCCGCCGCCGTGACGTTCCCCGAACTGGGCGGGAATCGAGGCCAGCGAATCGACACCGTACTCCCGGCTCTCCTCGACGACGAGGCGCGCACCGACGGCGGACGAACGGATCCCGTCCCCACCGGCACCACCACGTCGTCGCCGTTCGTGTCCACGTTCACCCGATACGACGGGTCGACACCACGCGAGTACTCCGTCACGGTAACCCGACTGAACACGGACGGTCGGCTCCGGGGGTACGCCGTCGTCGTCCGAGACATAACCGACCGCCAGCGTCGGATTCGCGACCTCGAACGGCAGAAGGCACAGCTCGAACGGTTCGCGAGCACCCTCTCGCACGACATCCGAAACCCGCTCAACGTCGCCCGGGGGCGGACCGAACTGGCGCTGGAGAACGACGATCCGAACCATCTGGAACACGTGATCGGGTCGCTCGACCGCATCGACCGGATCATCGACGACCTCCTGACGCTCTCCCGCGAGGGCCGGACGATCGACGACCGCCAGCGCGTCTCGCTGGTCGACGTGGCGGAAGGCGCGTGGCAGACGACCGACACCGCCGACGCGACGCTCACCCTCGACATCGACGACCACGTCTCGGTGTCCGCGGATCGGACGCGGCTGTTGAACGTCTTCGAGAATCTGTTTCGGAATAGTGTGGAGCACGGCTCGACCACTCCCCGCTCGAACACTCGCGGGGATAGCGTGGAACACGGCACTCCGGACGGCGAAGTGACGAGCGACGACCCGGCCGTCACCATCACGGTCGGTCGTCACGAGGACGGCTTCTACGTCGAGGACGACGGTCCGGGCATCCCGCCGGAACACCGCGAATCGGTCTTCGAGTACGAGTTCACGACCGCCGACGGGACGGGGCTGGGACTGGCCATCGTCGACGCCATCGCACAGGCGCACGGCTGGACGACCGCGGCACACGCGGGGAGCACCGGCGGGGCCAGAATCGTCTTCTCGGACGTGACGCTGATCGACGACGCGTTCGGGGACGACACCGACGCCCATTCCGAGACCGACCGCGAGACCGATTCCGACACCGGTGCTGCCGAGGCCGGCATCTGA
- the dph2 gene encoding diphthamide biosynthesis enzyme Dph2 yields MSQDVSSEGDLRNTGMSLKHDREWDYELDRIVEAVEERGATKVGLQFPEGLKRRGPAVADDLRALTDDDVTYMLSGQPCYGACDLDTYLMRRTDVFVHFGHSPMKESDKIIYVPLFSNVDPFPMMEDALDELPEDDVGLVTTAQHMNRFDEMKEWLEDEGYNVHTRKGDDRLTHEGQVLGCNYASADIDADQVLYVGGGKFHPLGLAMEHPDKKVVIADPVNNVVTVADTEKFMKQRYGAVHRAMDAEKWGVIFCTKIGQGRWDMAEEIVNDNDDTYLITMDEVTPDRLRNFDMDAFVNTGCPRITTDDGPQFHKPMLTPGEYRIAVGDEPLDSLSFDTFHGTW; encoded by the coding sequence ATGAGTCAGGACGTATCTTCCGAGGGGGATCTCCGAAACACGGGGATGTCGCTCAAACACGACCGGGAGTGGGATTACGAACTCGACCGCATCGTCGAGGCGGTCGAGGAACGCGGCGCCACGAAGGTCGGCCTCCAGTTCCCCGAGGGGCTGAAACGGCGCGGCCCCGCCGTCGCCGACGACCTCCGAGCGCTGACCGACGACGACGTGACCTACATGCTCTCCGGTCAGCCCTGTTACGGCGCCTGCGACCTCGACACCTACCTCATGCGCCGGACGGACGTGTTCGTCCACTTCGGTCACTCGCCGATGAAGGAGTCGGACAAGATCATCTACGTCCCCCTGTTCTCGAACGTCGACCCCTTCCCGATGATGGAGGACGCCCTCGACGAACTCCCCGAGGACGACGTCGGTCTCGTCACGACGGCTCAGCACATGAACCGCTTCGACGAGATGAAGGAGTGGCTCGAAGACGAGGGTTACAACGTCCACACCCGCAAGGGCGACGACCGCCTCACCCACGAGGGGCAGGTGCTCGGCTGTAACTACGCCTCGGCCGATATCGACGCCGATCAGGTGCTCTACGTCGGCGGCGGCAAGTTCCACCCGCTCGGGCTGGCGATGGAGCACCCGGACAAGAAGGTGGTCATCGCTGACCCCGTCAACAACGTCGTCACCGTCGCGGACACGGAGAAGTTCATGAAGCAACGCTACGGCGCCGTTCACCGGGCGATGGACGCCGAGAAGTGGGGCGTCATCTTCTGCACCAAGATCGGGCAGGGGCGCTGGGATATGGCTGAGGAAATCGTTAACGACAACGACGACACCTACCTCATCACGATGGACGAGGTGACCCCGGACCGCCTCCGCAACTTCGACATGGACGCCTTCGTCAACACGGGCTGTCCACGGATCACGACCGACGACGGTCCGCAGTTCCACAAGCCGATGCTCACGCCGGGCGAGTACCGCATCGCCGTCGGCGACGAGCCTCTCGACTCCCTCTCGTTCGACACCTTCCACGGGACCTGGTGA
- a CDS encoding tubulin/FtsZ family protein encodes MKLALVGAGQAGGKVMEAIMMYDRRAEVGFVADAIAVNTARADLVGLEATPLERRVLIGGARLKGHGTGADNELGADVARDDLTEVMRAVDDVAVHEIDAFLVIAGLGGGTGSGAAPVIARELRRRHAEPVYGLGILPSRTEGNIYTLNAARSFVTLVDQVDNLLLFDNDAWREGGESLRTSYDRLNAEIARRLGVLFSAGEVKEGQAVGESVVDASEIINTLGSGGISTLGYAATAVDRPKPRLFARRQPAPDVGDSTNRILTTVRRAALGRLTLPCELAGVERGLLVAAGPPAYLDRRGIERARRWLEETTGSMEIRGGDYPLDSGYVAAVVLLSGVSDVPRIEELKATAVETQQRVRELEADADAPEALRDLTWSGEADDGDEDLDPLF; translated from the coding sequence ATGAAACTCGCGCTCGTCGGCGCCGGGCAGGCCGGTGGGAAGGTGATGGAGGCGATCATGATGTACGACCGGCGGGCGGAGGTTGGGTTCGTCGCGGACGCCATCGCCGTCAACACTGCGCGGGCGGACCTCGTCGGTCTGGAGGCCACGCCACTGGAGCGTCGGGTGTTGATCGGCGGCGCACGGTTGAAGGGGCACGGCACGGGCGCGGACAACGAACTCGGTGCCGACGTGGCGCGCGACGACCTGACCGAAGTGATGCGCGCCGTCGACGACGTGGCGGTCCACGAAATCGACGCCTTCCTCGTGATCGCCGGTCTCGGCGGTGGCACGGGGAGCGGCGCCGCGCCCGTGATCGCTCGCGAACTCCGGCGGCGACACGCCGAACCCGTCTACGGCCTCGGCATCCTCCCGAGCCGAACCGAGGGGAACATCTACACGCTCAACGCCGCACGCTCGTTCGTGACGCTGGTGGATCAGGTGGACAACCTGCTCCTCTTCGACAACGACGCGTGGCGCGAGGGTGGCGAGAGCCTCCGTACCAGCTACGACCGGCTCAACGCGGAGATCGCCCGCCGCCTCGGCGTGCTCTTCTCGGCCGGCGAGGTGAAGGAGGGACAGGCGGTCGGCGAGTCGGTCGTCGACGCCAGCGAGATCATCAACACGCTCGGGAGCGGAGGTATCTCGACCCTCGGCTACGCGGCGACGGCGGTCGACCGCCCCAAACCGCGGCTCTTCGCCCGGCGGCAACCGGCGCCGGACGTGGGCGATTCGACGAATCGCATCCTCACGACGGTTCGCCGGGCGGCGCTCGGCCGGTTGACTCTCCCCTGCGAACTCGCGGGCGTCGAACGCGGCCTGCTCGTCGCCGCCGGGCCACCCGCGTATCTCGACCGACGCGGGATCGAACGCGCACGCCGCTGGCTCGAAGAGACCACGGGAAGTATGGAGATCCGCGGCGGCGACTACCCCCTCGACTCCGGCTACGTCGCCGCCGTGGTACTCCTCTCGGGCGTGAGCGACGTGCCCCGGATCGAGGAACTGAAAGCGACGGCCGTCGAGACGCAGCAGCGGGTGCGGGAACTCGAAGCCGACGCCGACGCCCCCGAGGCGCTACGTGACCTGACGTGGAGCGGGGAGGCCGACGACGGCGACGAGGATCTCGACCCCCTCTTCTGA
- a CDS encoding ATP-binding protein — MPETRRTLHNALDALDDIFYIYDEHGRLVFWNDHLNELFDLTDEQIEGMMPAEFFLDADQPAVERAVERIFDDGETVVEARADTTNGRIRFELTGRKLTDDDGSVLGFCGIGRNVTERREWERQLAAQNDRLTEFATILAHDLRNPLAVAKGYLDRYLAEGETVDIDRVTDSLDRIERIVEDVLTVAIEGQAVTDVQPVALDAVARDAWEMVAINGATLDVRTSLVVDADATRVRRFFENLFRNSVEHGSTGSRTESDDAIEHGGADVTVTVRETDTGFAVVDDGPGIPVAERDHVFDPGFSRTTNGTGFGLYIVQTIAEAHGWAVAVTEGDAGGAQFEFATMPVMSLDADETS; from the coding sequence ATGCCGGAAACGCGACGAACACTTCACAACGCTCTAGATGCGCTGGACGATATCTTCTATATCTACGACGAGCACGGTCGACTGGTGTTCTGGAACGACCACCTCAACGAACTGTTCGATCTGACGGACGAGCAGATAGAGGGAATGATGCCCGCCGAATTCTTTCTCGACGCCGATCAGCCGGCCGTCGAGCGGGCCGTCGAGCGCATCTTCGACGACGGCGAGACGGTCGTCGAGGCCCGCGCCGACACGACGAACGGGCGGATTCGATTCGAACTCACGGGGCGGAAACTGACCGACGACGACGGCAGCGTCCTCGGCTTCTGTGGCATCGGTCGGAACGTAACCGAGCGACGAGAGTGGGAACGCCAACTCGCGGCGCAGAACGACCGGCTCACCGAGTTCGCGACGATCCTCGCTCACGACCTTCGGAACCCGCTGGCCGTCGCCAAGGGGTATCTCGACCGCTATCTGGCGGAGGGCGAAACCGTCGACATCGACCGCGTAACCGACTCGCTCGACCGGATCGAGCGGATCGTCGAGGACGTACTCACCGTCGCCATCGAGGGGCAAGCTGTGACGGACGTACAGCCGGTGGCGCTCGACGCGGTCGCCCGGGACGCGTGGGAGATGGTCGCCATCAACGGCGCCACCCTCGACGTGCGAACGTCGCTCGTCGTCGACGCCGACGCGACACGGGTGCGTCGGTTCTTCGAGAACCTGTTTCGAAACAGTGTGGAACACGGTTCCACAGGCAGTCGGACGGAGTCCGACGATGCGATCGAACACGGCGGTGCCGACGTGACCGTCACTGTCCGCGAGACGGACACTGGCTTCGCCGTCGTCGACGACGGCCCCGGCATCCCCGTCGCGGAGCGCGACCACGTGTTCGACCCCGGTTTCAGCCGCACCACGAACGGGACGGGGTTCGGACTGTACATCGTCCAGACTATCGCGGAAGCACACGGGTGGGCCGTCGCCGTGACCGAGGGTGACGCCGGCGGCGCGCAGTTCGAATTCGCGACGATGCCGGTGATGTCGCTCGACGCCGACGAGACATCGTAG
- a CDS encoding amidase — protein MYDPQPLAPLARALRGGDRQPTALVADLCDRRDAVDDVHALLPETGRRNRLTREASALAARHDDSESRPPLFGVPVAVKDIFHVDGFVTEAGASVPPSVVTGPESTAVGRLRDAGALHFGKAHTTEFAYFAPPPTRNPNDLGHTPGGSSSGSAAAVAAGICPLALGSQTIGSVIRPAAFCGIIGYKPSYGRIPLDGVIPFAPSVDHVGTFTADVAGAARTASVLCDGWEPVAPDDRPVLGVVEGPYVEQATEAGRAGVEAGVAALEDAGYEVRRVPMLDDIDDVNDSHDALAAAEFALTHAEWYAEYGEGYAPETVDLIERGRDVGVDELSAARAARLDLRERIGERADEAGVDLLLSPAAPGPAPEGIDDTGDPIMNLPWTNAGVPALTVPCGRVGDLPLGLQVVAPFGEDEALLAWGEEIAAAVADVDSVA, from the coding sequence ATGTACGACCCACAGCCACTCGCACCGCTCGCTCGCGCGCTCCGGGGTGGCGACCGGCAGCCGACGGCGCTCGTCGCGGACCTGTGTGACCGACGCGACGCCGTCGACGACGTTCACGCGCTACTCCCCGAGACGGGACGACGGAACCGCCTGACGCGCGAGGCGTCGGCGCTCGCCGCTCGGCACGACGACTCCGAGAGCCGGCCGCCGCTGTTCGGCGTCCCCGTCGCCGTCAAGGACATCTTCCACGTCGACGGCTTCGTCACCGAGGCCGGGGCGTCGGTGCCTCCCTCCGTCGTCACCGGGCCCGAATCAACCGCGGTCGGCCGCCTCCGCGACGCCGGCGCGCTCCACTTCGGCAAGGCGCACACGACCGAGTTCGCGTACTTCGCGCCGCCGCCGACCCGCAACCCGAACGACCTCGGACACACGCCCGGCGGGTCGTCCAGCGGGTCGGCCGCCGCCGTCGCCGCCGGCATCTGTCCGCTCGCACTCGGCTCCCAGACCATCGGCTCCGTGATCCGGCCAGCGGCCTTCTGCGGCATCATCGGCTACAAGCCCAGCTACGGCCGGATCCCGCTCGACGGCGTGATTCCGTTCGCGCCCTCGGTGGATCACGTCGGGACGTTCACGGCCGACGTGGCCGGCGCGGCTCGCACTGCTTCCGTCCTCTGTGACGGCTGGGAACCGGTCGCCCCCGACGACCGGCCGGTACTCGGTGTCGTCGAGGGTCCGTACGTCGAGCAGGCGACCGAGGCCGGGCGGGCGGGCGTCGAAGCCGGCGTCGCCGCCCTCGAAGACGCGGGCTACGAGGTGCGGCGGGTCCCGATGCTCGACGACATCGACGACGTGAACGACAGCCACGACGCGCTGGCGGCCGCGGAGTTCGCCCTCACGCACGCGGAGTGGTACGCCGAGTACGGCGAGGGGTACGCCCCGGAGACGGTCGACCTGATCGAACGCGGGCGGGACGTGGGCGTCGACGAACTGTCGGCCGCTCGGGCCGCCCGACTCGACCTGCGCGAGCGAATCGGGGAACGGGCCGACGAGGCGGGTGTCGACCTCCTCCTGTCGCCGGCCGCGCCCGGCCCGGCGCCGGAAGGCATCGACGACACTGGCGACCCGATCATGAACCTGCCGTGGACCAACGCCGGCGTCCCGGCGCTCACGGTGCCCTGCGGACGGGTGGGAGACCTGCCGCTCGGCCTGCAGGTGGTCGCTCCCTTCGGCGAGGACGAGGCGTTGCTGGCGTGGGGCGAGGAAATCGCGGCCGCCGTCGCGGACGTGGACTCGGTCGCGTAG
- a CDS encoding DoxX family protein, translating to MAYDVSNPLDGEFDLGRAGPFAPVWIATLRVVVGWWFFHAGVTKLIESGLNFTAGPGYLQGMSGTVLGPVAVWMATTMPGVIEAIVPLAETLIGLALIAGALVRLASFGGAIFMAFFWVGNAEFGHGVVNGDLMGLLLFVTLLVLGAGRYYGLDAVFERLELVENHPRLKHLLG from the coding sequence ATGGCATACGACGTTTCGAACCCGCTCGACGGCGAGTTCGACCTCGGCCGTGCCGGGCCGTTCGCCCCCGTCTGGATCGCCACCCTCAGGGTGGTCGTCGGCTGGTGGTTCTTCCACGCCGGCGTGACGAAACTGATCGAGTCGGGGCTGAACTTCACCGCCGGCCCGGGGTATCTGCAGGGGATGAGCGGCACCGTCCTCGGCCCGGTAGCCGTGTGGATGGCGACGACGATGCCCGGCGTCATCGAGGCCATCGTCCCCCTCGCGGAGACGCTCATCGGCCTCGCGCTGATCGCCGGCGCGCTGGTCCGACTCGCGTCCTTCGGGGGCGCCATCTTCATGGCGTTCTTCTGGGTCGGCAACGCCGAGTTCGGCCACGGCGTCGTCAACGGCGACCTGATGGGCCTGCTGCTGTTCGTCACGCTGCTGGTCCTCGGCGCCGGCCGGTACTACGGCCTCGACGCCGTCTTCGAGCGCCTGGAACTGGTCGAGAACCATCCGCGGCTCAAACATCTGCTCGGCTAA
- a CDS encoding permease codes for MTVVETLVEGLTLAAEMGWETWWALVLGFTIAGAVETFVSEEKMSAVLGGHGWRELGLGTLFGAASSSCSFGAVATTKSLFKKGASPVASLAAFQFASTNLVIELGLVMWILLGWQFVIADYVAGLFLIGLLALTFRYVVPDGWFETAREHLRSSEGVRDPSCGMEVDPTDDDVVELDTDGGTEYFCSESCKSAYVESQQQADATWRDRLLTRDGWRLASKNTLGEWDMLWTDIVAGFLIAGLIGAFVPRSWWTTLFGIGAEGTLTWVVASAVIGVVVGVVTFVCSVGNVPFALILWSNGIAFGGVMSFIFADLIVPTITDAYRRYYGLRMAAVLFVSIFVTAVVSGVAIHYLWSGLGLVPPAGEAGGTAPSGYTTYLNVAFTLLFLGQVYVGYVSDAGEEGTAETHAH; via the coding sequence GTGACCGTCGTCGAGACGCTGGTGGAGGGGCTGACCCTCGCCGCCGAGATGGGCTGGGAGACGTGGTGGGCGCTCGTCCTCGGGTTCACCATCGCCGGCGCGGTGGAGACGTTCGTCAGCGAGGAGAAGATGTCGGCCGTCCTCGGCGGGCACGGGTGGCGCGAACTCGGCCTCGGCACCCTGTTCGGCGCCGCGTCGTCGTCGTGTTCGTTCGGCGCCGTCGCCACCACCAAGTCCCTGTTCAAGAAGGGGGCGTCGCCGGTCGCCAGTCTCGCCGCCTTCCAGTTCGCCTCGACCAACCTCGTGATCGAACTCGGTCTGGTGATGTGGATTCTGCTCGGGTGGCAGTTCGTGATCGCCGACTACGTCGCCGGCCTGTTCCTGATCGGCCTCCTCGCGCTCACCTTCCGCTACGTCGTCCCCGACGGCTGGTTCGAGACGGCACGGGAACACCTGCGGTCCTCGGAGGGCGTGCGCGATCCTTCCTGTGGGATGGAGGTCGACCCCACCGACGACGACGTGGTCGAACTCGACACCGATGGCGGGACCGAATACTTCTGCTCCGAGTCGTGCAAGTCGGCGTACGTCGAGTCCCAGCAACAAGCGGACGCGACGTGGCGTGACCGCCTGCTGACCCGCGACGGCTGGCGACTCGCCTCGAAGAACACGCTCGGGGAGTGGGACATGCTGTGGACGGACATCGTCGCTGGCTTCCTGATCGCCGGCCTCATCGGCGCCTTCGTCCCCCGGTCGTGGTGGACGACGCTGTTCGGTATCGGCGCCGAAGGCACCCTGACGTGGGTCGTCGCCAGCGCGGTCATCGGCGTCGTCGTCGGCGTCGTCACCTTCGTCTGCTCGGTGGGGAACGTGCCCTTCGCCCTGATCCTCTGGTCGAACGGCATCGCCTTCGGCGGCGTCATGAGTTTCATCTTCGCCGACCTGATCGTGCCGACGATCACGGACGCCTACCGCCGCTACTACGGCCTCCGCATGGCTGCGGTGCTGTTCGTGAGCATCTTCGTGACTGCCGTCGTCTCCGGCGTCGCCATCCACTACCTCTGGTCCGGCCTCGGCCTCGTTCCGCCCGCCGGTGAGGCCGGCGGCACCGCCCCTAGCGGCTACACCACCTACCTCAACGTCGCGTTCACGCTCCTCTTTCTCGGACAGGTGTACGTGGGGTACGTGAGCGACGCGGGCGAGGAGGGGACAGCGGAGACCCACGCCCACTAG
- a CDS encoding mechanosensitive ion channel family protein — MRYTGPLALAGAVLLYAGSRVVRRFGVDETLFGVAIGPPTLLVLSVAAVALAAYGAYRLVGGFLLDHTTSKRRRHNVRNVLRLTFGALGIIAGFGIVTRDWVSVLFSLGVVGFAITFALQGALASLIGWLYIVIKRPYAVGDRIAIESTRGDVTTIDLFVTEVWEIDGELVSSNQPSGRIVTVPNSVVLSSHVVNFHGEGVPYVWNELSVQVAYETDLDFAVDVMTEAAADHLGDEMAAGVEQYRERLAETPVDLDVNERPTVNVVQDESWVELRLRYLVHPRRGTRARNTLYREILDRFNDHPDRVAFPVSRNR; from the coding sequence ATGCGCTACACCGGGCCGTTGGCTCTCGCTGGCGCCGTTCTCCTCTACGCTGGTTCCCGCGTCGTCCGTCGGTTCGGCGTCGACGAGACGCTGTTCGGCGTGGCAATCGGCCCGCCGACCTTGCTCGTGCTGTCCGTCGCCGCCGTCGCGCTGGCCGCGTACGGCGCCTATCGACTCGTCGGCGGCTTCCTGCTCGACCACACCACGAGCAAGCGTCGCCGGCACAACGTGCGGAACGTCCTCCGACTCACGTTCGGCGCGCTCGGCATCATCGCTGGCTTCGGTATCGTCACCCGCGACTGGGTGAGCGTCCTGTTCTCGCTGGGCGTCGTCGGCTTCGCCATCACCTTCGCGCTCCAGGGGGCACTCGCTTCCCTCATCGGGTGGCTCTACATCGTCATCAAGCGCCCGTACGCGGTCGGGGATCGAATCGCCATCGAGAGCACTCGCGGCGACGTGACCACTATCGACCTCTTCGTGACGGAGGTGTGGGAGATAGACGGCGAACTCGTCTCCAGCAACCAGCCCTCCGGTCGGATCGTCACCGTCCCCAACAGCGTGGTACTCTCCTCCCACGTCGTCAACTTCCACGGCGAGGGCGTCCCCTACGTCTGGAACGAACTCTCCGTGCAGGTGGCCTACGAGACGGACCTCGACTTCGCGGTCGACGTGATGACCGAGGCGGCTGCTGATCACCTCGGCGACGAGATGGCAGCGGGCGTCGAGCAGTACCGCGAGCGCCTCGCCGAGACGCCGGTCGACCTCGACGTGAACGAGCGGCCGACCGTCAACGTCGTGCAGGATGAGTCGTGGGTCGAACTCCGCTTGCGCTATCTCGTCCATCCGCGCCGTGGGACGCGCGCCCGGAACACGCTCTACCGCGAGATCCTCGACCGGTTCAACGATCACCCGGATCGGGTGGCGTTCCCCGTCAGCCGCAACCGCTAG
- a CDS encoding CBS domain-containing protein, which yields MIDVPVSAVTTESVPTVPPTTTAVEAATRLRRADVCALVVRDSSGAVVGIVTESDIVAVVAEGGENPLVESFMSTPVVTVDPTTPVGLAADQMRDAGVARLPVVDGGERRSSTDDGYRGLVTRDDIAPYLSRHRLDVDWQGDPLSLDGTGTPDTVATE from the coding sequence ATGATCGACGTGCCCGTGTCCGCCGTCACGACCGAGAGCGTCCCGACCGTCCCGCCGACCACCACCGCCGTCGAGGCGGCGACTCGCCTGCGACGGGCCGACGTGTGTGCGCTCGTCGTCCGCGATTCGAGCGGCGCCGTCGTCGGCATCGTGACCGAATCGGATATCGTCGCCGTCGTGGCCGAAGGCGGCGAGAATCCGCTCGTCGAGTCGTTCATGTCGACGCCGGTCGTGACGGTCGATCCGACCACGCCGGTCGGTCTCGCCGCCGACCAGATGCGCGACGCGGGGGTGGCGCGGCTGCCGGTCGTGGATGGAGGGGAGCGCCGCTCCTCGACCGACGACGGATACCGCGGACTCGTCACCCGCGACGACATCGCCCCCTACCTCTCCCGGCACCGTCTCGACGTCGACTGGCAGGGCGACCCGCTCTCGCTCGATGGGACGGGGACCCCCGACACCGTCGCGACCGAGTAA